The Thaumasiovibrio subtropicus genome window below encodes:
- a CDS encoding DEAD/DEAH box helicase has protein sequence MSFSSQNFSPEIVRALDECGYQKLTPVQQQAIPPARRGHDILANAQTGTGKTAAFSLPIIQKILDTPKARKPKVARALMLAPTRELAAQIAQNIKDYTRYVDVSVAAIYGGNKMSSQVNQLEKGVDILVATPGRLCEHLEQGNVAFSTLDFLVFDEADRMLDMGFIGDIRTIMNSFHHHPQTMLFSATFSSQMNVLAKEILVKPKRISVAMENSTAETVAHVVYPVDEDRKRELLSELIGKKNWQQVLVFVNYKENANMLVKELKLDGIKAVLCHGDKGQSARRRALAEFKEGKARVMVATDVAARGLDIQGLPHVVNYDLPFLAEDYVHRIGRTGRAGQRGNAVSFVSRDEELTLVQVENVIGQRIRRIELAGYEPKPRDAYLDKLNTKPAFKGRKGRTNNPEPDQAGAERRARMRNMIKNRNKAPTKLKG, from the coding sequence ATGTCTTTTTCTTCACAAAACTTTTCTCCTGAAATTGTTCGTGCACTGGATGAGTGCGGATATCAGAAGTTAACGCCCGTTCAGCAACAGGCGATTCCGCCCGCGCGTCGAGGACACGACATTTTAGCGAATGCGCAAACAGGCACCGGTAAAACCGCGGCTTTCTCTTTGCCGATCATTCAAAAGATTTTAGATACTCCAAAGGCCCGCAAGCCGAAAGTGGCACGTGCGCTGATGCTTGCGCCAACCCGCGAGCTTGCTGCTCAAATAGCACAGAATATCAAAGACTATACGCGCTACGTTGACGTATCGGTTGCTGCTATCTACGGCGGAAACAAGATGTCATCGCAAGTCAATCAGCTTGAGAAAGGGGTCGATATCTTAGTCGCGACGCCGGGACGTCTTTGTGAGCACTTAGAGCAAGGTAATGTTGCGTTTTCAACGCTTGATTTTTTGGTGTTTGATGAAGCTGACCGTATGTTGGATATGGGCTTCATAGGCGATATTCGTACAATCATGAATAGTTTTCATCACCACCCGCAAACCATGCTATTTTCTGCGACTTTCTCTAGCCAAATGAATGTGCTGGCAAAAGAGATCCTCGTCAAACCTAAGCGTATCTCGGTGGCGATGGAAAACTCGACCGCAGAAACGGTGGCGCATGTGGTTTACCCAGTAGACGAAGATCGCAAGCGTGAGCTGCTGTCAGAGTTAATCGGTAAGAAAAATTGGCAGCAAGTGTTGGTCTTTGTGAACTACAAAGAGAATGCCAACATGCTAGTCAAAGAGTTGAAGCTAGACGGTATTAAAGCGGTGCTTTGTCATGGCGATAAAGGACAAAGTGCTCGTCGACGTGCGCTGGCCGAGTTCAAAGAAGGCAAGGCTCGAGTGATGGTGGCGACGGATGTGGCAGCACGTGGCTTGGATATCCAAGGCTTACCTCACGTCGTAAACTACGATTTACCTTTCCTTGCCGAAGATTATGTGCACCGTATCGGGCGTACAGGGCGAGCTGGACAACGTGGTAATGCGGTGTCATTTGTAAGTCGCGATGAAGAGTTGACGCTTGTTCAGGTGGAAAATGTGATTGGTCAGCGTATCCGTCGCATTGAGTTGGCGGGTTATGAACCTAAGCCGCGTGATGCGTATTTGGATAAGCTAAATACTAAGCCAGCATTCAAGGGGCGCAAAGGGCGTACCAATAACCCAGAGCCAGACCAAGCGGGCGCTGAACGTCGAGCGCGGATGCGCAATATGATTAAAAATCGCAATAAAGCGCCGACGAAGTTGAAAGGCTGA
- a CDS encoding ABC transporter permease produces MSDSNWLQEFPEMSRKDLIGIRKSLDGAYREFSREYGETIEAFFDPLLSFLVWFEKLLIGTPWWIVLAICTALIYIASRSWKMAASCVVALLLIGYFGMWEDTMRTLSIITVCTMLAIVIGIPIGILMARSDRAQAIVTPMLDIMQTMPAFVYLIPVVMLLGIGKIPGLIAVVIYAIPPVIRLTNLGIRLVDKEVLEAATAFGANPKQRLLGVQLPLAMPTIMAGINQTIMMALSMVVIASMIGVKGLGQPVLKSITNQYFTLGLLNGLAIVALAIMFDRASQAYAKRTQAHLGDLKHD; encoded by the coding sequence ATGTCTGATTCAAATTGGTTACAAGAATTCCCAGAGATGTCCCGTAAGGATCTGATTGGAATTCGTAAGTCCCTCGATGGCGCGTATCGAGAGTTTTCACGTGAATACGGTGAAACCATCGAAGCCTTCTTCGACCCACTACTCTCTTTTCTCGTCTGGTTTGAAAAACTGCTGATCGGCACACCATGGTGGATTGTCCTCGCCATTTGCACTGCACTGATCTACATCGCGAGTCGTTCTTGGAAGATGGCCGCCTCCTGTGTTGTCGCTCTGTTGTTGATTGGTTACTTTGGCATGTGGGAAGACACCATGCGAACCTTGAGCATTATTACCGTCTGTACCATGCTCGCTATCGTCATCGGCATTCCCATCGGCATCTTAATGGCGCGCTCTGATCGTGCCCAAGCTATCGTCACGCCGATGTTAGATATCATGCAAACCATGCCCGCCTTTGTTTACCTCATACCGGTTGTCATGCTTCTCGGTATCGGCAAGATCCCGGGCTTAATCGCGGTTGTCATTTATGCCATCCCACCCGTTATCCGACTGACAAACTTAGGCATACGGCTCGTCGATAAAGAAGTCCTTGAAGCAGCAACAGCGTTTGGCGCAAATCCAAAGCAGCGATTGCTCGGTGTACAATTGCCTTTAGCGATGCCCACCATCATGGCCGGTATCAACCAAACCATTATGATGGCCCTCTCAATGGTCGTCATTGCTTCCATGATTGGCGTAAAAGGCCTTGGGCAACCTGTCCTGAAATCGATCACTAATCAATACTTTACGCTCGGTCTTCTCAACGGACTCGCTATTGTCGCGCTCGCCATCATGTTTGACCGCGCTTCACAAGCTTATGCCAAGCGTACTCAAGCACACTTGGGAGATCTAAAGCATGACTAA
- a CDS encoding ABC transporter substrate-binding protein has product MKLKALALLLLAGTAQAEQCGSVTIADMNWSSATLIAHVDRFILEHGYGCDAELVPGDTMPTGASMVEKGQPDVAPELWSNSLKEALDKGVEEKRLRYAGKALIDGGEEGFWVPKYLVDKHPELATIQGVRQHAKLFEHPEDPDASAFYTCPAGWNCQISAGNLFNALNLEENGFEVVDPGSGAGLSGAIAKAYERQDAWFGYYWAPTAILGKYEMVKVDFGSGVNKDEFLNCTTSEECESPKVTMYPPSPVHTVTTEEFASRAPQAYQYFTERGFTNSEMNQLLAWMEDNQADGEEAMLHFLTEFPRTWQAWVPNDVAEKVKAAL; this is encoded by the coding sequence ATGAAACTCAAAGCCTTAGCGCTACTACTCCTCGCTGGCACAGCACAAGCTGAACAGTGTGGGTCTGTCACCATTGCCGATATGAACTGGAGTTCAGCCACCTTAATCGCTCATGTAGACCGCTTTATCTTAGAGCATGGCTACGGCTGTGATGCTGAGTTGGTACCCGGCGACACCATGCCAACGGGTGCATCCATGGTTGAAAAAGGCCAGCCGGATGTTGCCCCAGAGCTATGGAGCAACAGTCTCAAAGAAGCCCTCGACAAAGGGGTAGAAGAGAAACGCCTTCGTTATGCGGGTAAAGCCCTGATTGATGGTGGTGAAGAAGGCTTCTGGGTGCCAAAGTACCTCGTCGACAAGCATCCTGAGCTAGCCACTATCCAAGGCGTACGTCAACACGCGAAGCTATTTGAACACCCTGAAGATCCCGATGCATCCGCATTCTATACCTGTCCAGCTGGTTGGAACTGTCAGATCAGCGCAGGTAACCTCTTCAACGCGCTTAACCTCGAGGAGAACGGTTTTGAAGTGGTAGATCCGGGGTCAGGTGCGGGCTTATCGGGTGCCATTGCCAAAGCATATGAGCGCCAAGATGCCTGGTTTGGTTACTACTGGGCCCCTACCGCTATTCTTGGAAAATACGAGATGGTGAAAGTCGACTTCGGCAGTGGCGTGAACAAAGATGAGTTCCTCAACTGTACCACCAGCGAAGAGTGCGAAAGCCCGAAAGTCACCATGTACCCACCCTCTCCGGTTCATACCGTGACTACTGAAGAGTTTGCTTCTCGCGCTCCACAAGCCTACCAATATTTCACTGAGCGTGGTTTTACTAACTCAGAAATGAACCAACTACTGGCTTGGATGGAAGATAACCAAGCCGATGGTGAAGAAGCCATGTTGCACTTCCTCACCGAATTCCCACGAACATGGCAAGCGTGGGTACCCAATGATGTCGCGGAGAAAGTGAAAGCGGCGCTGTAA
- a CDS encoding glutathione S-transferase family protein encodes MDLYIANQNYSTWSLRAWLCLAQHNIDANIIKLTLFTDEFYQTLSSVSPAAKVPALVDGDVAVWDSLAIAEYLNETVLEGKGWPADRAQRAKARALAAEMHSGFFALRNEMPMNCRAIRNLTPSVDAQRDIARIDEIFQQQMRAFPDGWLFGEWSIADAMFAPVALRFKTYQVELSPLAKQYQEKVLNSAAIQRWLAEASLETDIVEEDEAGEPV; translated from the coding sequence ATGGATCTTTATATCGCTAACCAAAACTATTCTACTTGGTCTCTACGGGCATGGTTGTGCTTGGCTCAGCACAATATCGATGCCAATATCATCAAGTTAACCCTCTTTACTGACGAATTTTACCAAACCCTTTCCTCCGTTTCTCCTGCCGCCAAAGTGCCTGCGCTTGTCGATGGGGATGTCGCAGTTTGGGACTCTCTTGCTATTGCAGAGTACCTCAACGAGACGGTGCTAGAAGGAAAAGGCTGGCCAGCAGACCGAGCGCAACGCGCCAAAGCCCGAGCACTAGCCGCAGAAATGCACTCTGGCTTTTTCGCTTTACGCAATGAGATGCCAATGAACTGTCGCGCTATCCGAAATCTCACACCATCAGTTGATGCGCAAAGAGATATCGCCCGCATCGATGAGATTTTCCAACAACAGATGCGTGCGTTTCCCGATGGCTGGCTATTTGGTGAATGGAGCATTGCCGATGCGATGTTTGCGCCTGTCGCACTCAGATTTAAAACCTATCAAGTCGAACTATCGCCATTGGCTAAGCAGTATCAGGAAAAAGTGCTGAACTCTGCCGCTATACAGCGTTGGCTCGCCGAAGCGTCACTTGAAACAGACATTGTGGAAGAGGATGAAGCGGGAGAGCCCGTCTAA
- a CDS encoding LysR family transcriptional regulator: MDIDALRGFLAFVETGSFTRAAKQICRTQSAFSAQMKKLEEEVGQPLFEKEGRNLVLSEAGKLLNNHAQRLLSLHDESLQQLKGYQNKRSLRLGCPEDYNDAILPVIVNAISHQSPRLSIQIISEPSVELRRRLDEGDIDAAILTRAPDSDEGYWLCADQGVWIASADKKALQVSPLPLALFQTDCKYHGAAIDGLTKRGTAFQLISCSNTASAQRAIVRHGIAIGAMGRVSVSPDLVILENMPPLPAVDVVMAVSAASHPLLTKEFLQQLPSLFEAIPLKRVK; this comes from the coding sequence ATGGATATTGATGCCTTGCGTGGGTTCTTAGCGTTTGTGGAGACAGGCAGTTTTACGCGCGCCGCGAAGCAGATATGCCGGACTCAATCGGCATTTAGCGCTCAAATGAAGAAGCTAGAAGAGGAAGTTGGCCAACCTTTATTTGAGAAAGAGGGGCGAAACCTGGTATTGAGTGAAGCGGGAAAGCTGCTCAATAATCATGCTCAACGTTTACTCTCACTCCATGATGAGTCTTTGCAACAGTTAAAAGGTTATCAAAATAAACGTTCCCTGCGATTAGGCTGCCCAGAAGATTATAATGACGCTATTTTGCCCGTTATTGTTAATGCCATATCACACCAGTCGCCGCGACTGTCTATTCAAATCATCAGTGAACCAAGTGTTGAGCTGCGAAGACGCCTTGATGAGGGGGACATTGATGCCGCTATTTTAACTCGGGCACCGGATAGTGATGAGGGGTACTGGTTATGTGCGGATCAAGGTGTCTGGATTGCGTCGGCAGATAAAAAAGCCCTTCAAGTGTCGCCATTACCCTTGGCGTTGTTTCAGACCGACTGCAAATATCATGGCGCAGCGATTGATGGTTTAACTAAGCGAGGGACCGCGTTTCAGCTTATCTCCTGCAGTAACACGGCGTCGGCACAGCGTGCCATTGTTCGCCATGGTATTGCGATTGGTGCGATGGGAAGAGTGAGTGTATCGCCTGATCTGGTGATTCTAGAAAACATGCCCCCCTTGCCTGCGGTAGATGTGGTGATGGCGGTGTCTGCCGCCTCGCATCCTCTTCTGACGAAAGAGTTTCTGCAACAGCTGCCTAGTCTCTTTGAAGCAATACCCTTGAAGCGGGTTAAGTAG
- a CDS encoding LytR/AlgR family response regulator transcription factor, translating to MYRAMIVEDSRLARVELANLLNDVANIELIAEADSLNSARRILSQQSIDLVFLDIDLPDGNGFELLESLLPAPQVIFTTAFSEFAVRAFEQHAVDYLLKPIAPKRLKKACQRLRPIHQHQDTDASLPPLALDERFFLKDGQQSWLVALADVERFEAMGNYTRVHFSGNKPLIYRTLAQIESRLPSKAFFRASRSDIVQVNQITQTTHCSSGNLVLELVSGAKIEVSRRRLAQFRQLFAL from the coding sequence ATGTACCGAGCAATGATTGTAGAAGACTCTAGATTGGCGCGCGTTGAGCTCGCCAACCTACTCAACGACGTCGCTAACATTGAACTGATTGCGGAAGCAGATAGCCTAAACAGCGCAAGGCGCATATTGTCGCAACAAAGTATCGACCTTGTTTTCCTCGATATTGATTTACCCGATGGCAACGGATTCGAGTTACTCGAATCCTTGCTACCTGCTCCGCAAGTTATCTTTACAACAGCCTTCAGTGAGTTTGCGGTCCGTGCTTTCGAACAGCATGCTGTTGATTATCTCTTGAAGCCCATTGCCCCAAAACGGCTGAAAAAAGCCTGCCAGCGATTGCGTCCTATTCACCAGCATCAAGATACCGATGCGTCGTTGCCGCCACTCGCACTCGACGAACGGTTTTTTCTTAAAGATGGACAACAAAGCTGGCTGGTTGCGCTCGCCGATGTTGAGCGATTTGAAGCAATGGGAAATTATACCCGCGTGCACTTTTCAGGGAACAAACCCCTGATATACCGTACCTTAGCCCAAATTGAATCACGCCTTCCAAGCAAAGCCTTTTTCCGCGCGAGTCGCAGTGATATTGTCCAAGTTAACCAGATAACCCAGACAACCCACTGTAGTAGTGGCAACTTGGTACTTGAGTTGGTCTCAGGTGCAAAGATTGAAGTCTCTCGACGTCGACTAGCTCAGTTCAGGCAACTGTTCGCCCTGTGA
- a CDS encoding sensor histidine kinase, with protein MDKKHVKFWLLQTLIWGGFGLFNFLIRTSILGFSMMEVWNGLALSLALLGGSGFIHRRLKSNGVVTLTSSVKKAVLSSFFAAGIGLLVLGTVLIPVLLATQVTVSQTVLLQIVAAFPNLWLFLFIWTSVYLLILRQKALKAAADKENELQTRLSQAKMDLLLSQLNPHFIFNAINNIRALILEDQQKARESLTQLSEVLRSLLVTEQTTLWPLCEELDLSEDFIALNQLQYEGRLKVEWQVDTQHHATPVPCMLLQLLLENAIKHGINTTPKGGKIVVSIKDNQGLQIQVSNPGHLPEQCAQIETRGIGIKNLTARLALIYGERATLSLSESNDRVTATVRIQGIACTEQ; from the coding sequence ATGGATAAAAAACACGTGAAATTTTGGCTTCTTCAAACCCTTATCTGGGGAGGGTTCGGTTTATTTAACTTTTTAATCCGCACCTCAATTTTGGGCTTTAGCATGATGGAGGTATGGAACGGCCTCGCGTTAAGTCTCGCCCTACTCGGCGGAAGTGGCTTTATTCACCGCAGGCTAAAGTCAAATGGCGTGGTGACACTCACCTCCAGTGTTAAAAAAGCGGTGCTATCGAGTTTCTTTGCAGCGGGCATCGGCTTGCTGGTACTGGGCACTGTGCTCATCCCTGTCTTACTCGCCACGCAAGTCACTGTAAGCCAAACGGTGCTGCTGCAAATCGTCGCCGCCTTTCCCAATCTTTGGCTGTTCTTGTTCATCTGGACAAGCGTTTACTTGCTGATCCTTCGCCAAAAAGCCCTCAAAGCAGCAGCGGATAAAGAAAATGAACTTCAGACACGACTGTCACAGGCCAAGATGGACTTGCTGCTCAGTCAGCTTAATCCGCACTTTATCTTTAACGCCATCAACAACATTCGTGCGCTCATACTCGAAGATCAACAAAAAGCGAGAGAGAGTCTGACCCAACTTTCCGAAGTGCTAAGATCATTGTTAGTCACTGAGCAAACAACGCTTTGGCCTTTATGTGAAGAACTTGACCTATCAGAGGATTTCATCGCCCTAAATCAGCTACAGTATGAAGGCCGATTAAAAGTGGAGTGGCAAGTCGATACACAACATCATGCGACACCTGTACCTTGTATGTTGCTGCAACTTTTACTGGAAAATGCCATTAAGCATGGCATCAATACGACCCCAAAAGGCGGGAAAATAGTCGTCAGCATTAAAGACAATCAAGGTCTGCAGATTCAAGTCTCTAACCCCGGACATCTGCCCGAGCAGTGCGCTCAAATAGAAACACGTGGGATTGGTATTAAGAATTTAACCGCAAGGCTCGCACTGATATACGGTGAGCGAGCCACACTCTCGCTTTCTGAATCCAATGACCGAGTGACCGCCACCGTGCGCATTCAGGGGATCGCATGTACCGAGCAATGA
- a CDS encoding GNAT family N-acetyltransferase, translating to MTQSHQPDMRKLHTARLELTQVSEAALPLYMALFTDKDVCRYLPGGKPFSREYIQDYLGQKIAHWRHGYGIYIIHRNVAPHEAIGYVGIEHANEQHRDIRYAILPSYQRQGYALEAAKAIISDGFQRCGLHHIYGVAVKDNHASVTLLQKLGMQSVELNFYDSDDLNYFVVSNIPSTPV from the coding sequence ATGACGCAATCACATCAGCCCGACATGAGAAAGCTACACACTGCACGCCTTGAGCTTACCCAAGTCAGCGAGGCGGCACTGCCACTTTATATGGCACTGTTTACTGATAAAGACGTTTGCCGCTACCTACCAGGCGGTAAGCCTTTTAGCCGCGAATATATCCAAGATTATCTTGGTCAGAAAATCGCCCATTGGCGCCATGGCTATGGCATCTACATCATCCACCGAAACGTTGCGCCACATGAGGCCATTGGCTACGTAGGTATCGAGCATGCGAATGAACAACATCGCGATATTCGCTATGCCATTTTGCCCTCATACCAACGTCAAGGCTATGCATTAGAAGCCGCAAAAGCGATTATTTCAGATGGATTTCAGCGCTGCGGGTTGCATCATATCTATGGTGTAGCGGTCAAAGACAATCATGCCTCGGTGACCTTGTTACAGAAGCTCGGGATGCAGTCTGTTGAGCTCAACTTTTACGACAGCGACGATCTCAACTACTTCGTGGTATCCAATATCCCGTCAACCCCCGTTTGA
- a CDS encoding ParA family protein has product MKIIACYSNKGGVGKTASSVNIAHLMAKSGYRVLLCDLDPQGASSFYFRLKPSKKLTENRFFTDQDKMLKSIKGSDYENLDVLPANMDFRDFDIFLANMKKAHSQLKRTLKAAKSDYDIVLLDCPPTISVLSEAVFKCADKIIVPVIPSTLSERTLEQLNAFFDERGFQASALLPFYSMVQKAKKLHNETMTRLSDVYPNMLKSRIPFSSDIEKMGINRAPVTDFGRSTSSAMYYQQLWKEIESSL; this is encoded by the coding sequence ATGAAAATCATCGCCTGCTATAGCAATAAAGGTGGCGTCGGAAAAACCGCAAGTTCGGTGAACATTGCTCATTTGATGGCAAAGTCCGGCTATCGCGTATTACTGTGCGACCTTGATCCGCAAGGTGCTTCTTCCTTTTACTTCCGACTCAAGCCATCAAAAAAACTCACTGAGAACCGCTTTTTTACTGACCAAGACAAGATGTTAAAGTCCATCAAAGGCAGTGACTATGAGAACCTCGATGTTTTACCCGCGAACATGGACTTTCGAGATTTTGATATCTTCCTCGCCAACATGAAAAAGGCCCATTCCCAGCTAAAACGTACCCTGAAAGCAGCCAAAAGTGACTACGATATCGTCTTACTCGATTGCCCTCCGACTATCTCTGTGTTGTCAGAAGCCGTCTTCAAATGCGCCGACAAGATTATTGTTCCCGTCATTCCTAGTACGCTGTCGGAGCGCACACTGGAGCAGCTCAATGCTTTCTTTGATGAGCGCGGCTTTCAAGCTAGTGCACTACTGCCGTTCTACAGCATGGTGCAGAAAGCGAAAAAACTGCATAACGAAACCATGACGCGACTCAGTGACGTTTACCCCAATATGCTAAAGTCGCGTATCCCCTTCTCATCAGACATTGAAAAGATGGGCATCAACCGTGCGCCCGTCACCGACTTTGGGCGTTCTACCTCATCAGCGATGTACTACCAGCAACTCTGGAAAGAGATAGAGTCTTCACTGTAA
- a CDS encoding quaternary amine ABC transporter ATP-binding protein codes for MTKPLIEISGLYKVFGPQPQQVMSRVKQGESKNTILTETGHTVGLSDINLSINRGEIFVIMGLSGSGKSTMIRHFNRLIDPTEGKILVEGTDVMQLSNKALIEFRRHKMSMVFQRFGLLPHRKVLDNIAYGLEIQGIDKQARHKKALQWMETVGLAGYEDQYPAQLSGGQQQRVGLARALCTDAEILLMDEAFSALDPLIRSEMQDQLIELQETLHKTIIFITHDLDEALRLGDRIAILKDGVLVQQGTPDEILLHPADDYVEAFVKDVNRARALTVETVMKPPACRITAQSLDEAISQMKKQNTDYAYHVTQEGFQGVVTQAGLQQASENDDIDSFSEDVYEEVPVVSPDAAIETVLTESIASEYSLPVVDDDGNLKGELNRDSVAEIFAEYNEEPTEKAS; via the coding sequence ATGACTAAGCCGCTTATCGAAATCAGCGGGCTCTACAAAGTGTTTGGTCCGCAGCCGCAACAGGTTATGTCTCGTGTTAAACAAGGCGAAAGCAAGAATACTATTTTGACAGAAACGGGACATACTGTGGGCTTGAGTGATATCAATCTCAGTATCAACCGCGGCGAAATCTTTGTCATTATGGGGTTATCAGGATCGGGGAAATCCACCATGATCCGCCACTTCAATCGCTTGATTGATCCGACAGAAGGCAAGATTTTGGTGGAAGGCACCGATGTGATGCAGCTGTCTAACAAAGCGCTCATCGAATTTCGTCGCCATAAGATGTCGATGGTCTTTCAACGATTTGGTCTCTTACCTCATCGTAAAGTACTCGACAACATTGCTTACGGCCTAGAGATTCAGGGTATCGACAAACAAGCACGCCACAAGAAAGCGTTACAGTGGATGGAGACTGTCGGCCTCGCAGGCTACGAAGATCAATATCCAGCCCAACTTTCTGGCGGTCAGCAACAGCGTGTGGGTCTCGCGCGTGCCCTGTGTACCGATGCCGAAATCTTGCTGATGGACGAAGCGTTTTCCGCGCTTGATCCTTTGATCCGCAGCGAGATGCAAGATCAGTTGATTGAGTTGCAAGAAACGCTTCATAAAACCATCATCTTTATTACTCACGATCTCGATGAGGCGCTGCGTCTAGGCGATCGTATTGCGATTTTGAAAGACGGCGTCTTAGTTCAACAAGGCACCCCCGATGAGATCCTTCTTCATCCTGCGGATGACTACGTTGAAGCCTTTGTTAAAGATGTGAATCGCGCTCGCGCGCTGACGGTAGAAACCGTTATGAAACCGCCTGCTTGTCGCATCACAGCCCAGTCGCTGGATGAAGCAATCAGCCAAATGAAGAAACAGAACACCGATTATGCTTATCACGTCACGCAAGAGGGCTTTCAAGGCGTTGTCACCCAAGCAGGGCTTCAGCAAGCATCTGAAAATGATGATATTGATAGCTTTAGCGAAGACGTTTATGAAGAGGTCCCCGTTGTGTCACCAGACGCCGCGATTGAAACCGTCCTCACCGAATCTATCGCTAGCGAGTATTCATTACCCGTTGTCGATGATGATGGCAATCTAAAAGGCGAGTTGAACCGTGATTCGGTCGCCGAAATCTTCGCGGAATACAACGAAGAACCGACGGAAAAAGCCTCCTAA
- a CDS encoding CHAD domain-containing protein yields the protein MSTENWLKGHPISIKRLSKTFNSQCPAARLRLESETRYEGPVSLIDNPNLDLSQQQQCLFYEHDGTTIQFGSDVVDVNAATLYFPAHLETLTAALSATKYLTSFDPLRTFLCLSSADIRLDHISLLDELDKTHASAWLLTLSSKQLGEWQGLALRELRGFDSAFGQLSHLFSAFKFRKNNWVKTLSRDPFIAKVPTNHYDNLDSYGQVNAWLNDFVACAQSNIAGVVADIDSEFLHQYRVNLRKSRSIVSLLKGVYDKPTTKQLKGELAELMALSGHLRDLDVYLLAEQTYRKALPSSLQSGADTLFNELRLQREAAFLTVSKALQKKSTQRQFSQLTKALTQAKMKKGPLAKQAMVSTGATHLLSHIALTTDFARQITPTTPDERVHELRIACKKLRYLAELIVPLMADDSLQPFTRLLKKMTQILGDFNDQCVQITFLTQLSSAPNVPVPMAQTIGALIFLSEQGQARARRDAEQHIESLIETLTDDALHRTLNTFATRREK from the coding sequence ATGAGTACTGAAAACTGGCTCAAAGGCCACCCCATCTCCATCAAACGCTTGTCGAAAACATTCAATTCACAGTGTCCGGCGGCCAGACTCAGATTAGAATCTGAAACCCGATATGAAGGCCCTGTCTCCCTCATCGATAATCCAAACCTCGACTTAAGCCAACAGCAACAGTGCCTCTTCTATGAGCACGACGGCACCACCATTCAGTTTGGCTCTGATGTCGTCGATGTCAACGCTGCCACACTGTACTTCCCTGCGCATCTGGAGACACTGACAGCCGCATTGAGTGCGACAAAATACCTCACATCATTCGATCCTCTGCGAACATTTCTCTGTCTATCCTCTGCCGATATTCGCCTCGATCACATCTCTCTCCTCGATGAGCTTGATAAAACCCATGCTAGCGCCTGGTTGCTTACCTTAAGCAGTAAACAGTTAGGCGAATGGCAAGGGCTCGCTTTAAGAGAGCTGCGGGGATTTGATAGCGCGTTTGGGCAACTTTCGCATCTATTCAGTGCGTTTAAGTTTCGGAAAAACAACTGGGTAAAAACCCTTAGTCGTGACCCGTTTATCGCCAAGGTGCCAACGAATCATTACGATAATTTGGACAGCTATGGGCAAGTGAATGCGTGGCTGAACGATTTCGTTGCTTGCGCGCAAAGCAACATCGCAGGCGTGGTGGCAGATATCGACAGTGAATTCCTCCACCAATACCGTGTCAATCTGCGCAAATCGCGTTCCATCGTCAGTCTCCTAAAAGGGGTCTATGACAAGCCTACAACCAAGCAGCTCAAGGGGGAATTGGCTGAGTTGATGGCTTTATCGGGTCACCTTCGCGACCTTGATGTTTACTTGTTGGCAGAGCAAACATACCGCAAGGCGCTGCCTTCGTCCCTTCAATCTGGCGCGGATACCCTGTTCAACGAGTTGCGTTTGCAGCGCGAAGCGGCCTTCCTCACTGTCAGTAAAGCGCTGCAAAAAAAGTCGACCCAACGTCAGTTTTCGCAACTTACAAAGGCGTTGACGCAAGCCAAAATGAAAAAAGGCCCACTGGCTAAACAAGCCATGGTAAGCACAGGCGCCACGCACCTTCTTTCTCATATCGCACTTACCACCGATTTTGCACGACAGATTACCCCAACCACACCCGATGAACGCGTGCACGAGTTACGCATTGCCTGTAAGAAACTGCGGTACCTAGCCGAACTGATTGTGCCCTTAATGGCCGATGATTCACTGCAACCTTTCACTCGATTGTTGAAAAAAATGACGCAGATTTTAGGTGACTTTAACGATCAGTGCGTACAAATCACATTTCTTACTCAACTATCTTCTGCGCCCAATGTCCCCGTACCTATGGCGCAAACAATAGGTGCCCTGATCTTTTTATCTGAACAAGGCCAAGCTCGCGCGCGTCGCGACGCAGAGCAACATATTGAATCACTGATTGAGACTCTGACAGACGATGCCTTGCATCGCACGTTAAACACATTTGCCACAAGGAGAGAAAAATGA